In the genome of Raphanus sativus cultivar WK10039 chromosome 4, ASM80110v3, whole genome shotgun sequence, one region contains:
- the LOC130511698 gene encoding ubiquitin-related modifier 1 homolog 1-like — MQLTLEFGGGLELLCDSQKIHKVNVDLPNGEDDLTMKHLLTWVRTNLIKERPEMFIKGDTVRPGVLVLVNDCDWELSGQLETTIQEKDVIVFISTLHGG; from the exons ATGCAATTAACTCTTGAATTCGG GGGAGGTTTAGAGCTGCTCTGCGATTCACAAAAGATCCATAAAGTAAACGTAGACTTGCCCAATGGCGAAGATGAT CTGACAATGAAGCATTTGCTTACATGGGTTCGTACAAATCTGATCAAAGAGAGGCCTGAAATGTTCATCAAGGGTGATACTGT AAGACCTGGTGTTCTTGTGTTAGTGAACGACTGTGATTGGGAGCTAAGCGGCCAGCTCGAGACCACAATCCAAGAGAAAGATGTTATCGTTTTCATCTCCACCTTGCACGGTGGATAA
- the LOC108855682 gene encoding uncharacterized protein LOC108855682: MMWNNDGDDDDDFQIPPSSSQLSLRKPLHPTNGSISQHHHRPPRKKPRLSRYPGKENIAPAPEFTSSPCFSSGSYALGSSSSTPDCSLLDCIPSSVDCSAGDSGEPFCSLAAETEEEHVLVGGKEKGECFKANREGYSCNSMEARLLLKSRIRLDEEEDESDSESELDVLIKLCSEGRDDSIQCPLCETDISALSEEERQVHTNNCLDTQAPQQGSLRKCEKSSSLIEESVDDPVQLVNDISPVLKWVRSLGLAKYEDVFLREEIDWDTLQSLTEEDLLSIGITSLGPRKKIVNALSTLREEACAASSAEAQAQSLSNSSHVTDRQRERSTYRKASEPKKPTANKLITEFFPGDATKIPKKLPKEPVAEQSCRRAAVRRNGNNGKSKVIPQWNCVPGTPFRVDAFKYLTRDCCHWFLTHFHLDHYQGLTKSFSHGKIYCSIITAKLVNMKIGIPWERLQVLNLGQKVSIAGVDVTCFDANHCPGSIMIRFEPANGKAVLHTGDFRYSEEMLNYLTGSPISSLVLDTTYCNPQYDFPKQEAVIQFVVESIQAEAFNPKTLFLIGSYTIGKERLFLEVARVLREKIYINPAKLKLLECLGFSKEDMQWFTVKEEESHIHVVPLWTLASFKRLKHIANRYTNRYSLIVAFSPTGWTSGKSKKKSPGRRLQQGTIIRYEVPYSEHSSFTELKEFVQKVSPEVIIPSVNIDGPESASAMVSMLLTESV, from the exons ATGATGTGGAACAACGACggagacgacgacgacgacttCCAGATCCCTCCTTCCTCCTCTCAGCTTTCGCTTCGAAAGCCCCTTCACCCAACCAACGGTTCCATCTCCCAACACCACCACCGTCCTCCCAGGAAGAAGCCCAGACTCAGCCGTTACCCGGGGAAGGAGAACATCGCTCCGGCTCCTGAATTTACCTCAAGCCCATGTTTCTCTTCTGGGTCTTACGCGCTGGGCTCGTCTTCTTCTACTCCTGACTGTAGCTTACTCGATTGTATCCCTTCGAGTGTTGATTGCTCTGCAGGAGATTCCGGTGAGCCCTTCTGCTCTCTCGCGGCGGAGACAGAAGAGGAACATGTTTTAGTTGGTGGGAAGGAGAAAGGTGAATGCTTTAAGGCGAATCGTGAGGGGTATTCCTGTAATTCGATGGAGGCTAGGTTGTTGTTGAAGTCGAGGATTCGTCTCGACGAGGAAGAGGATGAGTCTGACTCTGAGTCTGAGCTTGACGTGTTGATAAAGCTTTGCTCTGAGGGCAGAGATGATTCGATTCAGTGTCCACTGTGTGAAACTGATATCTCTGCTTTGAGTGAGGAGGAGAGGCAAGTCCACACCAATAACTGTCTTGATACTCAAGCTCCTCAGCAA GGCTCATTGAGAAAATGCGAGAAGTCTTCTTCTTTGATCGAAGAATCTGTTGATGATCCTGTTCAGCTAGTTAATGATATATCTCCGGTGCTTAAATGGGTTAGGAGTCTAGGTTTAGCTAAATATGAAGATGTTTTTCTTCGTGAAGAGATCGACTGGGATACCCTTCAGTCACTCACTGAGGAG GATCTCCTGAGCATAGGTATCACGTCGCTTGGCCCCAGAAAGAAGATTGTGAATGCACTTAGCACACTCAGAGAAGAAGCCTGTGCAGCATCTTCAGCCGAAGCGCAGGCACAGTCTCTTTCTAATAGTAGCCATGTTACCGACAGACAGAGGGAGAGGTCAACCTACCGTAAAGCAAGTGAGCCTAAAAAACCAACCGCCAACAAGTTGATTACAGAGTTTTTCCCTGGTGATGCCACGAAGATCCCGAAGAAGCTCCCTAAAGAACCTGTCGCAGAGCAGAGCTGTAGACGTGCTGCTGTGAGAAGAAACGGCAACAACGGAAAATCTAAAGTCATTCCACAGTGGAATTGCGTTCCAGGAACACCTTTTCGAGTG GACGCATTCAAGTACCTCACACGCGATTGTTGCCATTGGTTTCTTACACACTTTCATCTTGACC ATTATCAAGGCCTGACGAAGTCATTTAGTCACGGGAAGATATACTGTTCCATAATCACCGCAAAGCTGGTAAATATGAAGATTGGGATCCCTTGGGAGAGACTGCAAGTCCTGAACCTTGGCCAGAAGGTTAGTATTGCGGGTGTTGATGTGACATGCTTTGATGCAAACCACTGCCCCGGATCCATCATGATACGCTTTGAACCAGCCAACGGTAAG GCTGTTCTACATACGGGTGACTTCCGCTATAGTGAAGAGATGTTAAACTATCTGACTGGTTCGCCTATCAGCTCTCTTGTCCTTGATACTACATACTGTAACCCTCAG TATGACTTTCCAAAGCAAGAGGCGGTAATACAGTTTGTTGTCGAGTCTATTCAAGCAGAAGCCTTTAATCCAAAGACCCTTTTCTTAATAGGAAGTTACACCATTG GAAAGGAGAGGCTGTTCTTGGAGGTTGCACGTGTGCTACGTGAGAAGATCTACATCAATCCTGCAAAGTTAAAACTCCTAGAGTGCTTGGGGTTCTCTAAGGAAGATATGCAGTGGTTTACAGTGAAAGAAGAGGAGAGCCACATTCACGTTGTGCCCTTGTGGACGCTTGCCAGTTTCAAACGGCTGAAACATATAGCTAACCGATACACA AACCGATACAGCCTAATTGTTGCATTCTCTCCAACTGGGTGGACATCGGGTAAGTCCAAGAAGAAGTCTCCAGGAAGAAGGTTACAACAGGGTACAATAATAAG GTACGAGGTTCCTTATAGTGAGCATAGCAGCTTCACAGAGCTGAAAGAGTTTGTGCAAAAAGTGTCGCCTGAAGTGATCATACCGAGTGTTAACATCGATGGACCTGAGTCTGCATCTGCAATGGTGTCTATGTTGCTTACAGAGAGTGTATGA
- the LOC130511699 gene encoding 40S ribosomal protein S27-2-like, whose product MVLQNDIDLLNPPAELEKRKHKLKRLVQSPNSFFMDVKCQGCFNITTVFSHSQTVVVCANCQNVLCQPTGGKARLTEGCSFRKK is encoded by the exons ATG GTTCTACAAAACGATATTGATCTGCTGAACCCACCAGCTGAGCTTGAGAAGAGGAAGCACAAGCTCAAGCGTCTTGTTCAGTCCCCCAACTCTTTTTTCATG GATGTGAAGTGCCAAGGCTGCTTTAACAT AACGACGGTGTTCAGCCACTCGCAGACGGTTGTAGTGTGTGCAAACTGCCAGAATGTGCTTTGCCAACCCACAGGAGGAAAGGCTAGGCTCACTGAAGGTTGCTCTTTCAGGAAAAAGTGA
- the LOC108849751 gene encoding probable methyltransferase PMT16 — MNLFTRTSPRDKKSNLYYITLVGILCLGSYLLGIWRTSSVIPRAAFDYSSGVAQCEKFSKTTLTRDLDFDAHHNPRDPPPVPSTAVSFPSCDAKLSEHTPCEDAKRSLKFPRERLEYRQRHCPERDEALKCRIPAPYGYKTPFRWPESRDVAWFANVPHTELTVEKKNPNWVRYENDRFWFPGGGTMFPHGADAYIDDIGRLIDLSDGSIRTAIDTGCGVASFGAYLLSRNITTMSFAPRDTHEAQVQFALERGVPAMIGIMATIRLPYPSRAFDLAHCSRCLIPWGQNDGVYLMEVDRVLRPGGYWILSGPPINWQKRWKGWERTRDDLNAEQTQIEQVARSLCWKKVVQKDDLAIWQKPFNHIHCKKNGRGLKKPEFCRHDQDPDMAWYTHMDSCLTPLPEVDEGEDLKTVAGGKVEKWPARLNAVPPRVNNGDLQEITPEGFLGDTELWKQRVSYYKTLDYQLGETGRYRNVLDMNAYVGGFAAALADEPVWVMNVVPVEANLNTLGVIYERGLIGTYQNWCEAMSTYPRTYDFIHADSVFTLYQDKCEPEDILLEMDRILRPGGGVIIRDDVDVLIKVKALTKGLQWEGRIADHEKGPHERVKIYYAVKQYWTVTAPQEEDKNNTKSSLMILSSLFLLFFFSLSSCNVMLLNFLQQ; from the exons ATGAATTTATTTACAAGAACATCGCCGAGGGACAAGAAGTCCAATCTCTATTACATAACCCTAGTAGGGATTCTCTGCCTCGGTAGCTACCTTCTCGGGATATGGCGAACTTCGTCGGTCATCCCACGCGCCGCCTTTGATTACTCAAGCGGCGTAGCACAGTGCGAGAAATTCTCCAAAACCACTCTAACGAGAGATCTCGACTTCGACGCGCACCACAACCCTCGTGATCCACCGCCGGTGCCTTCAACCGCCGTGTCATTCCCGTCGTGCGACGCTAAACTGAGCGAGCACACGCCGTGCGAAGACGCGAAGCGATCGCTGAAGTTCCCCCGGGAGAGGCTGGAGTACAGGCAGAGGCATTGCCCCGAGAGAGACGAGGCTCTGAAGTGCCGTATCCCGGCGCCGTACGGTTACAAGACGCCGTTCCGGTGGCCGGAGAGCCGTGACGTGGCGTGGTTTGCGAATGTTCCTCACACGGAGCTTACGGTTGAGAAAAAGAACCCGAACTGGGTCCGGTACGAGAACGATCGGTTTTGGTTTCCTGGTGGCGGTACGATGTTTCCGCATGGCGCTGATGCGTACATTGACGATATCGGACGGTTGATTGATCTCAGCGACGGTTCGATTCGTACAGCCATCGATACCGGTTGTGGG GTGGCTAGCTTTGGTGCGTATCTATTATCAAGAAACATAACAACGATGTCGTTTGCTCCAAGGGACACACATGAAGCTCAAGTTCAGTTCGCCCTCGAGCGTGGCGTGCCTGCAATGATCGGAATCATGGCCACAATCCGCTTACCGTATCCTTCCAGAGCCTTTGACTTAGCACATTGCTCTCGTTGTCTTATCCCTTGGGGACAAAACG ATGGGGTTTACTTGATGGAGGTTGATAGGGTTCTAAGACCAGGAGGGTATTGGATACTGTCTGGACCGCCGATTAATTGGCAGAAACGATGGAAAGGATGGGAAAGGACGAGGGATGATTTAAACGCAGAGCAGACACAGATCGAGCAGGTCGCGAGAAGCTTGTGTTGGAAGAAAGTGGTACAGAAAGATGATCTTGCAATCTGGCAAAAGCCGTTTAACCACATTCACTGTAAAAAGAACGGACGAGGCTTGAAGAAACCGGAGTTTTGTCGTCATGATCAAGATCCCGACATGGCCTGGTATACGCATATGGATTCTTGTTTAACGCCGTTACCTGAAGTTGATGAGGGGGAGGATCTAAAGACGGTGGCTGGAGGAAAGGTGGAGAAATGGCCGGCGAGGTTAAACGCGGTTCCTCCGAGAGTAAACAACGGTGACCTCCAGGAAATCACACCGGAAGGTTTCTTGGGTGACACGGAACTGTGGAAACAGAGAGTTTCTTATTACAAGACACTAGATTATCAGTTGGGTGAAACCGGGAGATACAGAAACGTACTAGACATGAACGCTTACGTCGGTGGATTCGCGGCTGCTCTAGCAGATGAACCGGTCTGGGTCATGAACGTTGTCCCGGTCGAGGCTAATCTCAACACTCTCGGTGTCATTTACGAGCGTGGTCTAATCGGAACGTATCAAAACTG gtgTGAAGCGATGTCAACGTATCCAAGAACGTATGATTTCATCCACGCTGACTCGGTTTTCACGTTGTACCAAGATAAGTGCGAACCGGAGGATATATTATTGGAGATGGACCGGATTCTTAGACCGGGTGGTGGAGTGATTATAAGAGACGACGTTGACGTTTTGATTAAGGTTAAGGCATTAACCAAAGGTTTGCAATGGGAAGGTAGAATTGCTGACCACGAGAAAGGTCCTCATGAGAGAGTGAAGATTTACTACGCGGTGAAACAGTATTGGACTGTCACTGCACCTCAGGAAGAAGATAAAAACAATACTAAAAGCTCTCTCATGATTTTGAGCTCtctctttttactttttttcttttctttaagtTCTTGTAATGTTATGTTATTGAATTTTTTACAGCAATAA
- the LOC108852810 gene encoding BON1-associated protein 2, with product MSYSRSIRSLEIELISAEGLKVNRKPVKRKTFGVVRIDQEIYTCTPDEQGGSYPIWKDRIKTEMATDGSVRFITIEVCYKTSGGAYKNVGVAKIPVTDFMGGFAPQGHLNFLSYRLRDEYGDKSGIINVSIMVKPDVNDVKYASPSPLMVPSLGYTACSSQAAAAANGQMWSRPRTSSSMAMNVGYGGRVVTGFPVNWRAYQRPT from the coding sequence ATGTCGTATTCAAGATCGATACGGTCATTGGAGATCGAGTTAATATCAGCCGAAGGACTCAAGGTAAATCGAAAACCGGTGAAGAGGAAGACATTCGGCGTGGTCAGAATAGACCAAGAGATTTACACCTGTACGCCGGATGAACAGGGTGGGAGCTACCCGATTTGGAAAGATAGAATCAAGACGGAGATGGCGACAGACGGGAGTGTAAGATTTATCACCATCGAGGTTTGTTATAAAACAAGCGGCGGGGCCTATAAGAATGTTGGAGTCGCCAAGATTCCGGTGACGGATTTCATGGGAGGGTTTGCTCCTCAGGGGCATTTGAATTTCTTGAGTTATAGGTTGAGAGATGAGTATGGAGACAAGAGTGGTATCATTAATGTTTCGATAATGGTGAAACCTGACGTTAACGATGTTAAATATGCGTCGCCATCGCCTTTGATGGTGCCTTCGTTGGGTTATACGGCGTGTTCTTCTCAGGCTGCGGCGGCGGCGAATGGTCAAATGTGGAGTAGACCAAGGACATCTTCATCAATGGCTATGAATGTTGGTTATGGCGGTCGTGTAGTAACCGGGTTTCCTGTTAATTGGCGGGCGTACCAACGGCCGACttaa
- the LOC130511366 gene encoding uncharacterized protein LOC130511366: protein MASIKALAELVPFKTKHGIRVKIITKWNAATGFFSHKKSMLLGDAKGFKIEATIDDERTLPDGIILEVGAWFEIYNFKLTRSSGFIRPTKSRYQIKLCELSVFSKIEPLNESYFLCLTNFKSIIQGLSHSMFCIDLCGALVGVFDIEDIEEEPAEIVGSMTKRMKFSLINIGLTQIKCVAYGRQAQELYDLWSSTTANTVICVLRLWRIEWGQDGFQYMTNTDFSEILFDHDIPEIKDFQSRIPKNSY, encoded by the exons atggcATCTATCAAAGCCTTGGCTGAGTTGGTAccattcaaaacaaaacatggtaTCCGTGTTAAGATAATCACCAAATGGAATGCTGCTACCGGATTTTTCAGTCATAAAAAATCAATGCTTCTAGGAGATGCGAAA GGATTTAAAATTGAAGCAACTATTGATGATGAGCGTACTTTACCAGATGGAATCATTCTAGAAGTAGGTGCTTGGTTTGAGATCTACAATTTCAAACTAACACGCTCTTCTGGATTCATAAGACCAACTAAGAGTAGATACCAAATCAAACTATGCGAATTGTCTGTCTTTTCGAAGATTGAACCGCTCAATGAATCTTACTTTCTTTGTCTAACAAACTTCAAAAGTATAATTCAAGGTCTTTCTCATTCGATGTTCTGTATTG ACCTATGTGGAGCGTTGGTTGGTGTTTTTGATATTGAAGATATTGAAGAAGAACCTGCGGAGATAGTTGGTTCTATGACCAAAAGAATGAAGTTCTCCTTGATTAATATTGG ATTAACTCAAATTAAGTGTGTGGCTTATGGAAGGCAAGCACAAGAGTTATACGATTTATGGAGTTCTACCACTGCTAACACAGTTATTTGTGTTTTAAGGTTATGGAGAATTGAGTGGGGTCAAG atggttTCCAATACATGACAAATACAGACTTCTCTGAGATTTTGTTTGATCATGACATACCAGAAATCAAAGATTTTCAATCAAG AATTCCAAAGAACTCTTACTGA